The window ATATCGCGCTTTGAGCGATACAAGACGATTTTAtgtgataatgaaaaataaatatcgtttaaatGACAGTGATAAAGGGATGTTGGAATCGCGTTAAGGGAAGAATTTTCAttcaagtacatatatatatacatatacatatatatatatatatatatatatatatatatatatatgtacttatataatgTAAACTCATGATATTTCTCCGTTCTGCGACTGCCGAATTTTCTTCCATCATCTCCTCTTGTGTTTTCTTAGACAATCTTTACATTTACATGCACCTACTCTATCTATGATCAATCGTCACGAGAAAATTGGCCTTTGCGAGCGGAGAAAACTGAAAAACCTAGTCGTGCGACGgggtataatattttaacgtgacttaattattatacgataataattaattatggcTAACTATTACTGGTATAACTACAGCTTAACTGTAACATAAGTGAAAATAAAGCGAAGGCTGATACGACGATTTAAATactatatgtttgtatatgaTACATTCTCTATCGCTAACTTAttgtgtattcttttttttatcctaatCAATCTTTTAAcacttattttataaataaaacaagaaaagaatatatatatttttttcttttttatttatcttttttttcaatatgtttcaaagtttttatgagaagaagtatatgtataacaGAGAAGAATTTCAattggaaattttatttatggaATGATCCAtgtaattgtatataaaatatagtcgtataaaaatagaaataacttTCTTTGGATCAACCAACGACTTCCAaacttatcaattttataaacatcttttttatttttaacaattttatacacttcttttaactttttatgaAAATCAACATATCATGATATAATTGGAAGCCGTTGCTCtaaatttcattaaacatatatatatactataaacaGATCATAATATAAACACTCATTTttataaacgtataaaaaaatatatatatgtgtatatatatatatatatatatatatatatatatatatatatatatatatatacacatatatcttacaacatattatatatatataacacacatatatatcctAGAACATATTACATCCTGAAGATACCAAATTTGCTTTCTGGTATTGAAGCATTCAAACAAGCAGCCAAACTGAGTCCAAGCACTGTCCTAGTATCAACTGGATCGATCACTCCATCATCCCACAatctatagaaatataatttatagatcttttatatatttcttcttttttattcttatttacttatgtagcattaaaaatatttatagtttaCCTAGCACTCGAGTAGTATGGATTACCTTCTTCCTcaaattttttgataattggctctttaattttattttcttcttccttcgtcaGCTTTTAATATGAAATGTAAGTAAAATCTATAATCCTAATTAAAGCAAACATAATACTTGAAATGTTACCTCTTTGCCTTCCCGAAGACGCTGACTTTTTGTAATGTGAGCTATTACACTGGCTGCTTGTTCTCCTCCCATCACAGAGATTCTAGCATTTGGCCAAGAATACAAAAAGCGTGGGGAATAAGAACGTCCACACATCCCTATTCAACATAAACCAAAAAGAAATGGTAAGTTACTAAGACTTCATACATGtttacatatgcatatattgcttacataataaacaaaattaccATAATTTCCAGCACCGTAAGAACCTCCGATTAACACGGTAATTTTGGGAACCTTTGCGCACGCTACCGCTGTTACCATTTTTGCACCATTTTTAGCAATACCTCCTTCTTCTGCATCTTTACCCACCATAAATCctggattataattatacgaatatatgtattaataacaagaaaaaaagaaatgttataaattaaattcatattaatgCTATACAtctaatttttcaatgattaacCTGTAATATTTTGCAAAAACACAAGAGGTATTTTTCTTTGTGCACACAACTGTATAAAATGTGCTCCTTTTAATGCGCTTTCAGAAAAAAGAACACCATTATTTGCAACGATTCCTACTGGATAACCATGAATTTTAGCAAATCCAGTAACCAATGTCTTCCCGTACAATGctttaaattcattaaatctTGATCCATCAACAATTCTTGCAATGACTTCCCGTACATCAAAAGGTCGTTTTAAATTGGTACCAACTATGCCATAAAGTTCATCAATAGCATGTATCGGTACCTCCACATTTGTATCAATCTTTACATCCATGGGAGGTATACAATTTAGATTTTTAACAACTCGTCGTGCTAAATACAAAGCATGAGTATCGTCGATAGCATAGTAATCTGACACTCCAGACTTTCTACAATTTTAAGATTACAAAGCTTGAAATTATGActaaattaatatgtaaaataatgtatCTGCGTTTCTCAATTACCGACAATGTAAAGCTGCTCCTCCTAAATCTTCTGACGTAACCTCTTCTCCAGTAGATGCTTTTACTAAAGGTGGACCAGCCAAAAATATAGTACCCTGATTtccaacaataatattttcatcggcCATTGCAGGAATATATGCACCAcctaatttaataaatcaaatgataacaaatatttaataatcaaatgataaggtaaattaataaatggaCCAAACCTGCTGTGCAACTTCCCATTACCACAGCAATTTGTGCAATTCCCATGGCACTCATATTTGCTTGATTATAAAAACTTCTTCCAAAATGCATTTTGTCAGCAAACGCGTCGGATTGATAAGATAAATTCGCTCCCCCACTGTCAACTAGGTATATACAAGGTAATCTATTTTCTTCTGCAATTTCTTGAGCACGCAATTGCTTTTTGATTGTAATCGGATAATAAGTGCCACCTTTTACCGTTGTATCATTTGCTATTATTAAACAGTCATTCCTGTAGGAGTgtttattaatcaataatgagtataataaCTTCAATGTATCATTAAATAGTATATGTTATAATTACCCTTCTACTCTGCCGATACCAGTTATTATTCCGCCAGCCGGtacctcttctttttcatacaTCTTGTACCCTGCTAATTGCGAAAATTCTAAGAAAGGAGAACCTTTATCTAGAAGCACATTGATACGGTCCCTGGGTAATAATTTTCCCTTGCTTAAATGTCTATCTATGGCTTTATTTCCCCCACCCTGTACTATCTTTTCTATAATAGATTTCAATTCGTCTACAAGTATTTTCATTTGTAGATAATTTTCCTAAAATttggtaaatatttttatatcaaattaacatatcattatatattgtttttgcaaatattacaaaaattttcccatatttgtcaataatatatacatttgtcttataaattatatcattgtaaaatctattttaaaaaatctttaaaaatctttaaaaatctttaaaaagtttataaagaaaaaaacgataattaatgtcgttatcattatagtatattatatatttccaatttagtatattatatttccaaccgagtattcaaaaaaaatattattcttacttgAAAAGTAGATGATCTTGTATCTTGTGATGTACCAATGACAGGTACATTATCATGATAACTTCTTATAAGAAATCTAAGATGCTGTACAAAAAAGGTACCTCTTCGTAACattgtttaaaaagaaaatcgatagaatattgtTGAATTAAAGCGAATAACTTATAATTCACATCAACGAAGTTTCAACAACGTAGACTGTGGCGTCATCTTCTCAATGATACGATATAATGAAAGATtgcaaaataagaaaatacatgcgacctaaataaaaatactagaATTTCGTAATcgaagatataaattataagataaatttgaaatttaaagtTCAGAGTCCTCCtataatttttgaattatcTACTACGTTATCGACTCGCTAGAAACAGATCGTAGCGCTTATATCGACACATTCATtctgttatataattattcaataattaatgaacGATTAACATTAAACTCAGCTTCATTAGCTTGACTGTGTTTACATTGAAGTTAGCAAAAAGCAATATATCATAAgcaacatcaattttatatgtaGGCGTATAGAACTTTCTTACTTGACcattaatgatttaatattataatgaaacttacacgttcattttataaacatgatattaatataatgacaagaataataaattgagaacaatgatttatttaacttCAACTTTTTCCAtgcataataaaaaagaaagagtattattatatgttaataataaataaatacgcttgaccatttttttctttttatctttttctctctttttttttatgtaaccctattgataataatgcattttcttaatcatttatttaacacatttatattttatcaatatttattacaacTTTGAAGGAATGGTGTttactatatttttatgaatttacaTAAAGAAGTGTGGGTGTAAGGTCATACTATTGATTACTAATATCGATGTTTCACGCGTAAGTAAGGTTAGATTCTAATTTTAAACGAAGTTTTAAAAAACTATGACAGATGGCAGTAAACGTAAAAGGCGTTTACATACGCAATATCTAATACTGTGTATATCATTATGAAG is drawn from Vespa crabro chromosome 10, iyVesCrab1.2, whole genome shotgun sequence and contains these coding sequences:
- the LOC124427301 gene encoding methylcrotonoyl-CoA carboxylase beta chain, mitochondrial isoform X1 translates to MLRRGTFFVQHLRFLIRSYHDNVPVIGTSQDTRSSTFQENYLQMKILVDELKSIIEKIVQGGGNKAIDRHLSKGKLLPRDRINVLLDKGSPFLEFSQLAGYKMYEKEEVPAGGIITGIGRVEGNDCLIIANDTTVKGGTYYPITIKKQLRAQEIAEENRLPCIYLVDSGGANLSYQSDAFADKMHFGRSFYNQANMSAMGIAQIAVVMGSCTAGGAYIPAMADENIIVGNQGTIFLAGPPLVKASTGEEVTSEDLGGAALHCRKSGVSDYYAIDDTHALYLARRVVKNLNCIPPMDVKIDTNVEVPIHAIDELYGIVGTNLKRPFDVREVIARIVDGSRFNEFKALYGKTLVTGFAKIHGYPVGIVANNGVLFSESALKGAHFIQLCAQRKIPLVFLQNITGFMVGKDAEEGGIAKNGAKMVTAVACAKVPKITVLIGGSYGAGNYGMCGRSYSPRFLYSWPNARISVMGGEQAASVIAHITKSQRLREGKELTKEEENKIKEPIIKKFEEEGNPYYSSARLWDDGVIDPVDTRTVLGLSLAACLNASIPESKFGIFRM
- the LOC124427301 gene encoding methylcrotonoyl-CoA carboxylase beta chain, mitochondrial isoform X2 is translated as MYEKEEVPAGGIITGIGRVEGNDCLIIANDTTVKGGTYYPITIKKQLRAQEIAEENRLPCIYLVDSGGANLSYQSDAFADKMHFGRSFYNQANMSAMGIAQIAVVMGSCTAGGAYIPAMADENIIVGNQGTIFLAGPPLVKASTGEEVTSEDLGGAALHCRKSGVSDYYAIDDTHALYLARRVVKNLNCIPPMDVKIDTNVEVPIHAIDELYGIVGTNLKRPFDVREVIARIVDGSRFNEFKALYGKTLVTGFAKIHGYPVGIVANNGVLFSESALKGAHFIQLCAQRKIPLVFLQNITGFMVGKDAEEGGIAKNGAKMVTAVACAKVPKITVLIGGSYGAGNYGMCGRSYSPRFLYSWPNARISVMGGEQAASVIAHITKSQRLREGKELTKEEENKIKEPIIKKFEEEGNPYYSSARLWDDGVIDPVDTRTVLGLSLAACLNASIPESKFGIFRM